From Methanothrix sp., a single genomic window includes:
- the cas4 gene encoding CRISPR-associated protein Cas4, translating to MSDVKQYLYCPKIIYFDHVLHVPKPPDQKLDSGKEAHESITAREKRRKGAVFYDPELDSAEKLFRVELMSQSLGLRGVLDYLVKTEKELIPVDYKFGYSNNGAAYLNHKYQLVAYALLVEDCFRATVRRGFIHYSRERLNVRIDITDELRRRTMKTIMEIRRIVEDETEPTHSRNPARCTDCEYRRYCECI from the coding sequence GTGAGCGATGTAAAGCAGTACCTCTACTGCCCGAAGATAATATACTTCGATCATGTACTTCATGTGCCGAAGCCGCCCGATCAAAAGCTGGACTCAGGCAAGGAGGCACACGAGTCCATCACGGCCAGAGAGAAAAGGAGAAAGGGCGCGGTATTCTACGATCCGGAGCTGGACAGCGCGGAGAAGCTCTTCCGTGTGGAGCTGATGAGTCAGTCTCTCGGTCTGCGCGGTGTTCTCGATTATCTTGTTAAGACCGAGAAGGAGCTTATACCTGTGGACTACAAATTTGGATACTCAAATAACGGCGCAGCATATCTGAACCATAAGTATCAGCTGGTTGCATACGCGCTTCTCGTCGAGGACTGCTTCAGGGCCACAGTCCGCCGGGGATTCATCCACTACAGCAGGGAGCGCCTGAACGTCCGGATAGATATCACAGACGAGCTGCGACGCAGGACCATGAAGACGATCATGGAAATCAGGAGGATTGTTGAGGACGAAACAGAACCAACCCACTCCAGAAATCCTGCCAGATGCACAGACTGCGAGTACAGGCGCTACTGCGAATGTATTTAA
- the cas4a gene encoding type I-A CRISPR-associated protein Cas4/Csa1: MYFFSEEERKYLLKKLIPAARDRGIAEELRGWNWYRSELSPPHDITLPVWEIADKYCETRRDAFLRHVMRVDVPPSVEMVAGRIYHQAIARLFPLAKRLIYSQGLDVCTSLAQILMERMPDAIKEAEKQMLASGLSDAPREIIDNLRKLWSFEVSRIVSAIYTYLGKYRYISEDSLVNHALPFVVEHKLDGRYLGLSSNLSADAINMGGMMVCDLKTGQRMDFHRLSATGYALVYESLYEVPINIGCTVYLSFPKGHPTPHIERDFFILSDELRQWFVEERDGIQDMIFYEREPGKCSEREECRYREYCQ; this comes from the coding sequence ATGTATTTCTTTTCAGAGGAGGAGAGGAAGTACCTTCTGAAAAAGCTCATACCTGCAGCCCGGGATAGAGGTATAGCTGAGGAGCTGAGAGGCTGGAACTGGTACAGGTCAGAACTCTCACCGCCTCATGATATAACTCTGCCGGTCTGGGAGATCGCAGATAAGTACTGCGAGACTAGGAGAGATGCTTTCCTGAGACATGTTATGAGAGTTGATGTCCCTCCAAGCGTGGAGATGGTCGCCGGGCGGATATACCATCAGGCGATCGCCAGGCTTTTTCCCCTTGCGAAAAGGCTGATCTATTCGCAGGGACTTGATGTCTGTACGTCTCTCGCCCAGATACTCATGGAACGAATGCCAGATGCGATTAAGGAAGCAGAGAAGCAGATGCTGGCTTCTGGCTTATCAGATGCTCCCAGGGAGATCATCGATAACCTCAGAAAGCTCTGGTCTTTCGAGGTCTCGAGAATAGTCTCTGCGATATACACCTACCTCGGAAAGTACCGGTATATAAGCGAGGACTCGCTTGTAAACCATGCTCTTCCATTTGTCGTGGAGCACAAGCTGGATGGCAGGTACCTCGGGCTGAGCAGCAACCTGAGCGCAGATGCGATAAACATGGGAGGGATGATGGTCTGCGACCTGAAGACCGGCCAGAGAATGGACTTCCACAGGCTCTCCGCAACTGGATATGCGCTGGTCTATGAGAGCCTCTACGAGGTGCCAATAAACATCGGCTGCACGGTTTACCTGAGTTTCCCCAAAGGTCACCCGACTCCGCACATCGAGAGGGACTTCTTTATCCTGAGCGACGAGCTCAGGCAGTGGTTTGTGGAGGAGAGGGACGGTATACAGGACATGATATTCTACGAGAGGGAACCTGGAAAATGCTCTGAACGGGAGGAATGCAGATACAGGGAGTACTGTCAGTAG